One Plectropomus leopardus isolate mb unplaced genomic scaffold, YSFRI_Pleo_2.0 unplaced_scaffold22484, whole genome shotgun sequence genomic window, ATACCCCGATATAACCCCCAAAACACCCCGATATACTCCCGAACCCTCTAACTCTCAGCGGAACCTGAGATCAGTAACAGAGACCCCCAAACACCCGACCCCGCACCAAACCCCCAAAATACACATTCTGACTGTAAATATCACTGAGCTGAGCCCAGTCCCTGCACCAAACCCCAGCCAGTTTTTACTCAATTTAAGGAGCTTCACACTGCAGACTGCTTAATGCTGAAtgtaaacatcattttaaaatgacagacacagactgtatatacagatTATAGACTTTAGATTATTCAGATTATAGACTTTAGATTATACAGATTATAGACTTTAGATTATACAGATTTGACTTTATTTCATACAGATTATAGACCTTAGATTATACAGATTATAGATTTATATGTGTTGTGAAACAGAAATCTGTTAAACTGAGAATGAAACTGAATGTTTCTGTGGTTGCCCCTAGCAACTAAACaggatgtaaacaggaagtgatgctGTGTTACTGAatgctgtctctgtctgtctttgtatttctgtctttctgtctctgtctgtctgtctctctctgtctctctgcagtgagTTGGAGCGTCTCAGCGGTCTAGTTGGACGTCCCTCGGAGTCTCATCCTCTTCATAACAGCGGTCTCCTCAGTCTGGATCCAGTTCAGGACAAAACTCCTCTGTActctcagctgctgcaggcCTACAAGTGGTCCAACAAGgtaacatgctaacatgctaacatgctaacaggctaacatgCTAATGCAGCTTTTCAAATatagatcatttaaaaaatgaatacggtgatttttttttcttctttaactttttttgatttttaaaaaaagaaaatttgacgtgtgtgtgtgtgtgtgtgtgtgtgtagttgcaGTACCACGCTGGTTTGGCCTCCAGTTTGTTAAATCAGCAGTCGCTCAAACGATCAGCCAATCAGATGGGAGCTTCAGCCAAGAGACGACCCAAAGTCCAACCCAGTACCCTGGTACTTCCTCCTCAGTGAGTACTaatacacactgtaacacacacactctaatacACACACTGTGATGCACACTGTATGTTAGCACACAGTGACATCACCATGACTTCCTGTTTGGAGTCTTCATCGAGTCAGATTTCTGCTCTTATTTTaacttgttaaaatgtaattttttaaaaattaaggcttttttttctgataccaGGGCTTTTAACTTGTAACAGGAAGTGGGTGTATTCACTCAGCCATGACTCGCAGACCGTCTCTGTGTGTACAGGTATGTGGATGATGTCATCTCTCGGATCGGCAGGATGTTTCCTGATGTGACCATCGAGCTGTTTAGACCCAACGGAACCTCAGCTGTTCTCCTGGTAACACATGACATCACACACGT contains:
- the med27 gene encoding mediator of RNA polymerase II transcription subunit 27 yields the protein MADVVNVGVNLDAFSHAISGIQALRSSVSRVFESLKDGMKNRETLEGREKQFIAEFQDHLQAVNRDLNELERLSGLVGRPSESHPLHNSGLLSLDPVQDKTPLYSQLLQAYKWSNKLQYHAGLASSLLNQQSLKRSANQMGASAKRRPKVQPSTLVLPPQYVDDVISRIGRMFPDVTIELFRPNGTSAVLLVTHDITHVDTLHR